The Amycolatopsis sp. 195334CR genome window below encodes:
- a CDS encoding helix-turn-helix domain-containing protein: protein MNEIAVIDDAEAAGASLDPMRARLLAELAEPGSATTLAKKLGLARQKINYHLRALEQHGLISLVEERRKGNVTERVLRATASSYVISPSVLGAVEPDPRQSPDRLSARWLLAVASRLVRDVGELLTGAQRAGKKLATFTIDGDVRFASAADRAAFAEELTDAVTSLVAKYHDDSATGGRTHHLVVAVHPELKQPQA from the coding sequence ATGAACGAGATCGCGGTGATCGACGACGCCGAGGCCGCCGGCGCGTCGCTGGACCCGATGCGTGCCCGCCTGCTCGCCGAACTGGCCGAGCCGGGTTCGGCCACCACCCTGGCCAAGAAGCTCGGCCTGGCCCGGCAGAAGATCAACTACCACCTGCGCGCGCTGGAGCAGCACGGGCTGATCTCGCTGGTGGAGGAGCGCCGCAAGGGCAACGTCACCGAGCGCGTGCTGCGGGCGACAGCCTCTTCGTACGTGATCTCGCCGAGCGTGCTGGGCGCCGTCGAACCCGACCCGCGGCAGTCGCCGGACCGGCTCTCCGCGCGGTGGCTGCTCGCGGTCGCCTCGCGCCTGGTGCGTGACGTCGGTGAGCTGCTCACCGGCGCGCAGCGGGCGGGCAAGAAGCTGGCCACCTTCACCATCGACGGCGACGTGCGCTTCGCCTCCGCGGCCGATCGCGCCGCCTTCGCCGAGGAACTCACCGACGCGGTGACCTCGCTGGTCGCCAAGTACCACGACGACTCGGCCACCGGCGGCCGCACGCACCACCTGGTGGTCGCCGTCCACCCGGAGCTCAAGCAGCCGCAGGCATGA
- a CDS encoding DUF3224 domain-containing protein, with protein MPKITAAFTVDNWEPSSLDEAEGAELGQVRLSKTFTGLVEGASTVTMLSAITETAQAYVAFERFDVSVEGRKGGFVLQHAAFADSYELKILPGSGVGELAGITGSAMVAKHDDGSHTLELDYHLD; from the coding sequence ATGCCGAAGATCACTGCAGCGTTCACCGTGGACAACTGGGAGCCGTCGTCTCTCGACGAGGCCGAAGGAGCCGAACTGGGCCAGGTGCGGTTGAGCAAGACCTTCACCGGGTTAGTCGAGGGCGCCAGCACGGTCACCATGCTCAGCGCGATCACCGAAACCGCGCAGGCGTACGTGGCCTTCGAGCGGTTCGACGTCTCGGTCGAGGGGCGGAAGGGCGGGTTCGTGCTCCAGCACGCCGCCTTCGCGGACAGCTACGAGCTGAAGATCCTGCCCGGTTCCGGGGTCGGGGAGCTGGCGGGCATCACCGGTTCCGCGATGGTGGCCAAGCACGACGACGGCAGCCACACGCTGGAACTCGACTACCACCTCGATTGA
- a CDS encoding helicase HerA-like domain-containing protein, which yields MDQDATAITEGYRTEGAALELGSVVLDGQVCPGAGVRLPLAMLNRHGLVAGATGTGKTKTLQLLAEELSAVGVPVVLADVKGDLSGLAEAGESTDKLAKRAEELGDDWQPQGFPVQFLSLGTEGRGVPVRATITGFGPILLSKVLGLNETQESTLGLIFHWADERGLPLLDLKDLRAVITHLTSDEGKADLKGIGGVSPATAGVILRALVNLAAQGGEEFFGEPELEVADLMHEGVITLLELDNLQSKPALFSTFLMWLLAELFEELPEAGDLDKPKLVFFFDEAHLLFDNASKAFLDSIEQTVKLIRSKGVGVFFCTQLSTDVPNAVLSQLGARVQHAIRAFTPEDQKALAKTVKTYPKTTHYDLEQALTSLGIGEAVVTVLSERGAPTPVAWTKLRAPRSKMGSIGEEAVRASAQSSQLHGKYAETIDRESAYEKLAAKVAATEPEKPAEQEGPGFIQKTMDNPAVRSFLRSAASALGREVTRGLFGNRRR from the coding sequence ATGGACCAGGACGCAACCGCGATCACCGAGGGCTACCGGACCGAAGGGGCGGCGCTGGAGCTGGGCTCGGTGGTGCTCGACGGGCAGGTGTGCCCGGGTGCCGGCGTACGCCTCCCGCTGGCCATGCTGAACCGGCACGGCCTGGTGGCGGGCGCGACCGGGACCGGCAAGACCAAGACGCTGCAGCTGCTCGCCGAAGAGCTGTCGGCGGTGGGTGTCCCGGTGGTCCTGGCCGACGTGAAGGGTGATCTGTCCGGTTTGGCCGAGGCGGGGGAGTCGACCGACAAGCTGGCCAAACGCGCGGAGGAACTCGGCGACGACTGGCAGCCGCAGGGCTTCCCGGTGCAGTTCCTCTCGCTGGGCACCGAAGGCCGTGGTGTGCCGGTGCGCGCCACGATCACCGGGTTCGGCCCGATCCTGCTGTCGAAGGTGCTGGGCCTCAACGAGACGCAGGAGTCCACCCTCGGCCTGATCTTCCACTGGGCCGACGAGCGCGGTCTGCCGCTGCTGGACCTCAAGGACCTCCGCGCGGTGATCACGCACCTGACCAGTGACGAGGGCAAGGCCGACCTCAAGGGCATCGGCGGGGTGTCCCCAGCGACGGCCGGGGTGATCCTGCGGGCGCTGGTCAACCTCGCGGCCCAGGGCGGCGAGGAGTTCTTCGGGGAGCCGGAACTCGAAGTCGCCGACCTGATGCACGAGGGCGTGATCACCCTCCTGGAGCTGGACAACCTGCAGAGCAAGCCGGCGTTGTTCTCCACCTTCCTGATGTGGTTGCTGGCCGAGTTGTTCGAGGAACTCCCGGAAGCGGGCGACCTGGACAAACCGAAGCTGGTCTTCTTCTTCGACGAGGCGCACCTGCTGTTCGACAACGCGTCGAAGGCCTTCCTGGACAGCATCGAGCAGACGGTCAAGCTGATCCGGTCGAAGGGCGTGGGCGTGTTCTTCTGCACGCAGCTGTCCACCGATGTGCCGAACGCCGTGCTGTCGCAGCTGGGCGCGCGCGTGCAGCACGCGATCCGCGCGTTCACACCCGAGGACCAGAAGGCGCTGGCGAAGACGGTCAAGACCTATCCGAAGACCACGCACTACGACCTGGAGCAGGCGCTGACCTCGCTGGGCATCGGGGAGGCGGTGGTCACCGTGCTGTCCGAACGCGGGGCGCCGACGCCGGTCGCGTGGACGAAGTTGCGGGCACCGCGGTCGAAGATGGGGTCGATCGGCGAGGAGGCCGTGCGTGCCTCGGCCCAGTCGTCGCAGCTGCACGGGAAGTACGCCGAGACGATCGACCGCGAGTCGGCCTACGAGAAGCTCGCCGCGAAGGTGGCCGCCACCGAGCCGGAGAAGCCCGCCGAGCAGGAAGGCCCCGGGTTCATCCAGAAGACGATGGACAACCCGGCGGTCCGCTCGTTCCTGCGCTCGGCGGCGAGTGCGCTGGGACGCGAGGTCACGCGTGGCCTGTTCGGGAACCGCCGCCGCTAA
- the orn gene encoding oligoribonuclease, with protein MNDRLVWIDCEMTGLDLAKDALIEIAALVTDAELNVLGEGLDLVIHCDEEALANMPDVVREMHARSGLTEEVRQSSVTIEEAEQRVLEYVREHVPEPNTAPLAGNSIATDRGFIVRDMPALDAHLHYRMVDVSSVKELVRRWYPRIYYAKPEKGLAHRALADIRESIGELDYYRRVAFVPQPGPTTEQARAAAAEVLKQPRG; from the coding sequence GTGAACGATCGTCTTGTCTGGATCGACTGTGAGATGACCGGCCTCGACCTGGCCAAGGACGCCTTGATCGAAATCGCCGCCCTGGTCACCGACGCGGAGCTGAACGTCCTCGGCGAAGGCCTCGACCTCGTCATCCACTGCGATGAGGAAGCACTCGCCAACATGCCCGACGTGGTCCGCGAGATGCACGCCCGGTCCGGACTCACCGAGGAGGTGCGGCAGTCCTCGGTCACCATCGAGGAAGCCGAGCAGCGCGTGCTCGAGTACGTCCGGGAGCACGTGCCCGAGCCCAACACCGCGCCGCTGGCCGGGAACTCCATCGCCACCGACCGCGGCTTCATCGTCCGCGACATGCCCGCGCTCGACGCGCACCTGCACTACCGGATGGTCGACGTGTCCTCGGTCAAGGAGCTCGTCCGGCGCTGGTACCCGCGGATCTACTACGCCAAGCCGGAAAAGGGCCTCGCCCACCGCGCGCTCGCGGACATCCGGGAGTCCATCGGCGAACTGGACTACTACCGGCGGGTGGCCTTCGTGCCGCAACCCGGGCCCACCACCGAACAAGCCCGCGCGGCCGCCGCCGAAGTGCTCAAGCAGCCCCGCGGCTGA
- a CDS encoding Ig-like domain-containing protein — protein MSGRGGVGRRPITGRSGVRLSLLAVAAGLIISGCTSAPGAEPGPGGGEAPKETSTAPPKPVSLALTPAQGAADVAPGEPVRVNATDGKINDVKLTNAEGKAVAGQLAPDGAGWVSTEPLGYGKAYTLTATGTGTNGQPATSTSAFNTAKPARQTTVSINAQDGETVGVGMPLIFTFGMKVGDKAAAEKALEIKSEPAVEGAFHWFSDTSVIWRPKDYWPSGTKVSVKAAVYGKNLGNGTYGKEDRAANFTIGDKLVAVADGQTFQMKVSINDQEAKVMPISMGKKSSSTPNGNYTVMSEHTGYTMDSSTYGVPTDSAAGYRTFVQYAVRMSNSGIFYHSAPWSVGSQGKRNVSHGCINLSTENAKWMMDTSKKGDIITVQNGGPQTLEATDGWSVWQMSWDDWKSGGKKN, from the coding sequence ATGAGTGGTCGGGGCGGAGTGGGGCGTCGCCCGATAACCGGGCGTTCTGGGGTGCGGTTGTCGCTGCTGGCGGTCGCGGCCGGGCTCATCATCTCGGGTTGCACGTCGGCGCCGGGTGCGGAACCCGGGCCCGGCGGTGGAGAAGCCCCGAAAGAGACCTCGACGGCCCCGCCGAAACCGGTCTCGCTGGCGCTGACCCCGGCTCAGGGCGCGGCGGACGTGGCCCCCGGTGAGCCGGTGCGGGTCAACGCCACCGACGGCAAGATCAACGACGTGAAGCTGACCAACGCCGAGGGCAAGGCCGTGGCCGGTCAGCTCGCCCCGGACGGGGCAGGCTGGGTGTCCACCGAACCGCTCGGCTACGGCAAGGCCTACACGCTGACCGCCACCGGCACCGGTACCAACGGCCAGCCCGCCACCTCCACCTCGGCCTTCAACACGGCGAAGCCGGCCAGGCAGACCACCGTGTCGATCAACGCGCAGGACGGCGAGACGGTCGGCGTCGGCATGCCGCTGATCTTCACCTTCGGCATGAAGGTGGGGGACAAGGCCGCCGCGGAGAAGGCGCTGGAGATCAAGTCGGAGCCGGCGGTCGAAGGCGCGTTCCACTGGTTCAGCGACACCTCGGTGATCTGGCGGCCGAAGGACTACTGGCCCTCGGGCACCAAGGTCTCGGTGAAGGCCGCGGTGTACGGCAAGAACCTGGGCAACGGCACCTACGGCAAGGAGGACCGGGCGGCGAACTTCACCATCGGCGACAAGCTGGTGGCCGTCGCCGACGGGCAGACCTTCCAGATGAAGGTGTCGATCAACGACCAGGAGGCCAAGGTGATGCCCATCTCGATGGGCAAGAAGTCCTCCAGCACGCCGAACGGCAACTACACGGTGATGAGCGAGCACACCGGGTACACGATGGACTCGAGCACCTACGGCGTGCCGACCGACAGCGCCGCCGGGTACCGCACCTTCGTGCAGTACGCGGTCCGCATGTCGAACAGCGGGATCTTCTACCACTCGGCGCCGTGGTCGGTGGGCTCGCAGGGCAAGCGCAACGTGAGCCACGGCTGCATCAACCTCTCCACCGAGAACGCGAAGTGGATGATGGACACCTCGAAGAAGGGCGACATCATCACCGTGCAGAACGGCGGCCCGCAGACCCTGGAAGCCACCGACGGCTGGTCCGTCTGGCAAATGTCCTGGGACGACTGGAAATCCGGCGGCAAAAAGAACTAA
- a CDS encoding M15 family metallopeptidase — protein sequence MTPTAAGTAVRHALGEAHGAVPVPVTVFDDGSPAVANLDPGLLDALRRAATDAAADGVEFVVNGGWRSPEYQEQLLRRAISKYGSEKEAARWVATPDTSAHVSGDAVDIGPPAARAWLSEHGAGYGLCQIYRNEPWHYELRPEAVESGCPPMYADPSQDPRMRRGSPR from the coding sequence ATGACTCCCACCGCAGCAGGTACGGCCGTCCGGCACGCTCTCGGCGAGGCGCACGGCGCCGTCCCCGTACCGGTCACCGTGTTCGATGACGGCAGCCCGGCCGTGGCCAACCTGGACCCCGGACTGCTCGACGCCCTGCGCCGGGCCGCGACCGATGCCGCGGCCGACGGCGTCGAATTCGTCGTGAACGGCGGCTGGCGTTCGCCGGAATACCAGGAACAACTGCTTCGCCGGGCGATTTCGAAGTACGGCTCGGAAAAGGAGGCCGCCCGGTGGGTGGCCACCCCGGACACGTCGGCCCACGTGTCGGGCGACGCCGTCGACATCGGACCACCCGCGGCCAGGGCGTGGCTGTCCGAGCACGGCGCCGGGTACGGGCTGTGCCAGATCTACCGCAACGAGCCCTGGCACTACGAACTGCGCCCGGAAGCCGTCGAATCCGGCTGCCCGCCGATGTACGCCGACCCGTCCCAGGACCCGAGGATGCGGCGGGGCTCACCGCGGTAA